TGATCGGGTCCGAACGATGAACCCTTGACATCCCAGGAGAGCTGGTGCTCGCGTCTGATTCGCGTGGCGAGTACTGAAATGTCAAGCATGAACCAGACGGTGACCGGAATGGAACCAGATGCGCTGCCTCAGTGCCTGATCTCCGGGAGGCCTTTCGGCGGGTCGGCCTCGATGGCTCAGACGGGCGGACGCCCGGAACCGGAGAACATTTGTGTCCGCAGGGGCGGCCGCGAAGGCCGGCAAGGATGAAGACGGCGGAATAGTGGCTCAAGACAGTCGCCCCCAAAAACGAACCCGTCCGGTCTCGTGTCTCACGATGGCGCCTGAACCCTTCTTGTGGTTGCCTGAAGCTTTCCAGGCAGGGCGATCAGAAGAACGCGCGGCTGCGATCAACGAACCTGTTCATGCCTGCAACGTCAAGCTGGACCATGGGGTGTTTGCCCGGTAGCATGGGCCACATGCCCACATATCCAATCCCAAGGCGGACCGCCTTTTTGCGGGCCGCAACCCAAGCGTACCGCGATCCGGAAACATGCGCGCAAAATGCGCACCAGTCCCGATGGAAGAGGCTAAACCGAAGCTGTCGGCGGTCGACCCTCAACCGAAATGATCGGGGAATTGCTCATACCGCGCGACGGACCGCGGCTTCGAAGAGCAGTCTGCCCCCCACGCGTTCCTTATCCGCGTCAATCCGCGTGATCTGCGGGCACAAAAAAGGCGCCGGCACTCAGCGATCAGCGGTCGACACTGCCTATCCCTGCGCATCGCCATAATGTCCAGAACCCGTTGGGGCAGATCACCGACCACTGAGAACCGATACCCCGTCTTGCCTGTTGTATCTTCCGCCCATTCCGCGCTTCGGCTTCCCCTCCCCGTCCGGCACTCTCTGGCCCCCACGTCCGGCTGGGCTAAGAGCCAACAGCTAAGAGCTAAAAGCTTCTCCCCTCCGCGTTCCGCTTGCATCCTTCTTGCCCGAGCACCCCCGCCTGTTATCCTCCCAACGGGACCGGCGGAGATACTCCACCGGCATACCGTCCTCAACCGGCTGGGACCGTACACGCCCTCCGGCTGCCCGCAGGCCAACGTTCTTTGACAAGTCGTTTCTCCAAAGGAACCCACCCGCCAGAAGCGATCAGCGGTCTGCGTTCGGCACTCGGCCAAGCGCAGGCCTGCCCCGGGCGTGTCTGGCTGAAACCCGAGACCTGATGGTCCACACCTCCCCGGCGCCAAACCAACCCAAGCCTGCGCAATCTGGAGAAAATGGGTAAAGAATCCGGCGGCCACGTCCCGTTGTGACACCCGTCTTCCTGATTGCTGAACCCTGGACGCCGAAAAACCGCTGGCGCCAAACGAACCCAATAGTATTGTAAACCATTATGAAAAAAAGACTTACGTGCTACGCCGACCGTGCCGTTGCCGCGGAGCCGTATGCGGGAGGAATTACTGAAGCCCAGGGCCGCAGAGGTCGGAACGACTCGCCAGGCAGGCTTCGGCCGGCGATGGATCATCCCGATGCGCGTTGCACGGATCGTGCCAAGCCGGTTGTTCGTGCAAGCCGCAGCGTCAGGCCTGGCAGCCGTCTCACCCCTTGCCAGCCGGGTCTCGCTCGCGCGGGCCCGCCACATGCACGCGGTTTCTGCCCGCTCGCTTGGCGGCGTACAAAGCCGCATCGGCTGCGGCGAGCAAATCGTCTGACGAGCTCATCTCCTCGTCCCGTTCGGCAACCCCCAGGCTGATCGTAACGTTGCACTTGTCTCCCCTGGCCTTGATGGGGCTCGACGCAACCGCCTTCCGAAGCCGCTCGGCGAGCCGCCGCGATGCCTCGGCGGATGAGCCCGGACAGACGATCAGGAACTCCTCGCCGCCGAACCGACACAGTTTCTCGCCAGCCCTCACCGTCGACCGAAGGCGATTGGCCGTTTCGACCAGCACCAGGTCGCCCGTCCTGTGGCCGTACCTGTCGTTGATACGCTTGAACCGATCAATGTCGACCATGACGCACGAGAGCGGACTGTTCTGGCGGACCGATAACGCCCAGTGCTCCGCCAGGGAAAGCATCGCCTCCCGCCGGTTGAACAATCCGGTAAGCTCGTCCTGGCTGGCCATGACTTGCAGCCGGTCGTTGTAAGCCGAGAGCTTGACGTTGTAGGCGGAGACCTCAAGGGCACGCGCCGCCAGGCTGGCCTTGAGCCGCACCACCCGCTGGCCCGCACGTACCCGGGCCAGGAGTTCCTCGCGACCGTACGGCTTGGAGAGAACGTCGTCCGCCCCGGCGTTAAGGGCTTCCACCATCTGCGTCCTGTCCAGGTAGCCGGTCAGCATGATGATGTACGCCAGTTCCGCGCCTTCCTGCGATCGCAACCTGCGGCATAGTTCCAGTCCGTCGATCCCCGGCATCTGGCAGTCGGTGATGATCATCTGAGGCGCTTGAGCAAGATCCACGCATATCGCCTCGGCGCCGTTTGAAGCAGTCATCACCCGGTAGCCTGCCTCGCCGAGGTGCTTGGTCAAGAGGGCCAACTGGTCAGGATCGTCTTCAACAACCAGAATCCGCAGCGAATCACCGCCCGCTGGTCGTGCATTCTTTTCCGACGCGGTCGGAGATACGACGTCGCTTTGACGATACGCCCGCCCGTAAGAGCCGACTCGGGCCTGCTCGATCTCCGATGTCTGGTCGGGCTTCAACAAAAACATCGCTGTCGTCTCAAGCCACTCTTCGCGGACGGCGTCCATCAGTCGGCTGAGCTCCGCCGCCGTCAACCCAAGCAGGCCGGCCTGGTGTTCGAGCCCGGCTGCAAGATCCGGGTCCGCCTCCCGCCGGTTTAATGCGGCCGCAATCAGGGAGGCAAGACGCAATGTGGCGCGGGTAACGTCGGCCGGGGCAACGGCGTTCGTACCCCGCCAATCCGCGGCGTCCTGCTTGCGAACGATCTCGCAGAGAGCGTCCGGCACATGCCAGCCGCTCATCATGTCCGCCGACAGATCGTTGTGGTCCGTTCCAAAAATCTCCCGTTCGATCTCGAGCAAACCGGGTATATCATCGGCCCGGGCCCGAGCCAGAGCCCGGGCATACTGCTCCGGGCATCCCACCGCCAACGCCAACTGGCCGATCTTGCCGAGCAGACCCAGGGTGAATGCCTCGTCGGCCGGCAGGCCTCCCAGCCGGGCAAACAGATGCTGTGCCGATACGGCTCTTGCAACAGATTCCCTCCAAAAACGTGTGAAATCGAAGTTCTCGCAGCGCCCGGTCCGGTGATTCGAAATGAGCGAGATACTTAACGCGAGGTGCTTGAGCGTCCGCAGGCCGAGCAGCACCACCGCGCGGGATACCGAGCCGATCCGTCG
This region of Phycisphaerae bacterium genomic DNA includes:
- a CDS encoding HDOD domain-containing protein, which translates into the protein MPSGLYEQLKNENALPSPTGVVLKLLRLAGDEDSTVEAIAATIESDPALAARVLKLVNSPIAGTSRRIGSVSRAVVLLGLRTLKHLALSISLISNHRTGRCENFDFTRFWRESVARAVSAQHLFARLGGLPADEAFTLGLLGKIGQLALAVGCPEQYARALARARADDIPGLLEIEREIFGTDHNDLSADMMSGWHVPDALCEIVRKQDAADWRGTNAVAPADVTRATLRLASLIAAALNRREADPDLAAGLEHQAGLLGLTAAELSRLMDAVREEWLETTAMFLLKPDQTSEIEQARVGSYGRAYRQSDVVSPTASEKNARPAGGDSLRILVVEDDPDQLALLTKHLGEAGYRVMTASNGAEAICVDLAQAPQMIITDCQMPGIDGLELCRRLRSQEGAELAYIIMLTGYLDRTQMVEALNAGADDVLSKPYGREELLARVRAGQRVVRLKASLAARALEVSAYNVKLSAYNDRLQVMASQDELTGLFNRREAMLSLAEHWALSVRQNSPLSCVMVDIDRFKRINDRYGHRTGDLVLVETANRLRSTVRAGEKLCRFGGEEFLIVCPGSSAEASRRLAERLRKAVASSPIKARGDKCNVTISLGVAERDEEMSSSDDLLAAADAALYAAKRAGRNRVHVAGPRERDPAGKG